Below is a genomic region from Telmatobacter sp. DSM 110680.
CGCATTTCAAGGCTCACGAAATTCTCGCTAACTACCAAAGATTGAATCCGACGAGACGTTGAACGCGACAGGCATAGAGACCTTCGGTCTATTCATTAGAACGATGAAGCGATTGGTCCTTTTTTGTTGCCATTCGCCGCGAATCCACGAAACTGTATTAAATGCTCCATAAATACATAAGATCGATGATAAGGTGGCTGGTTTCTCTGCCAAGTTCAGACCACGTTTGCTGCGGCTGCACAAGGCTCTGCAACCATCATCCCGCCTGCTGTCTTCTCGTCACAAATACTCGCTAGGGGAGAACTTGCGGCAGCAAACCTGCACTAACTGCTTTGAGGTCCTTCCCATGAGCACAAATATACTCGCCGGACATCCTGTATCGACCATCTGTGAGTTGAAGCGTCATCCGTTAACTGACCGCCCTCTCAGCATCACTGCAATGACAAATGTGAATGCAGATCGAAGTAGAATCTATCACGCGCTTACAGTCGCCGAGTACATCGAAGCATGGTTTTCGGTCCCCGGTGCGATTGCGGGCCACACCAGAGCATTCGCTCATGAGAACTCTCTTTCGATTCGCTACTGCACACAGCATCAGCAATTCGCAATTCTCTGTTCATATCACGTTTGCCGAAGGAGCAAGCTGATGTTTTCCTGGCAACACTCTGCGCTTGACGAAGCGACACCAAGCTTTGTGAAGATTCGATTGATAGGTAATTTCGGGCGCACAACCGTGCATGTAACGCATGCCGGCTTGACCTTGTCTAACCAAAAATGGCATGAGAACTTATGGACGTTGTCTCTCGTGCACCTCAGCAAACTCTTTTGAAAACGGCAAACACGTTTACCGGCATCGAGTATTAGAGGCGTGTGAATTGGCCTCTTTGCATGTCCACCATCGACTTGTAATCAATTCATCGAAGAGTAGCGATCAACCGACTTGTAATGGACTCGGCACTGATATGTCCGCAAATATTCGTCGGCGTATCCTTGAATCTATAGACCTCGTCTCAAGCATGACGCATAGTAGTTCTACTCGCCGAGATGCGCGCAATCATTTCGCTGTCCTTTTCTAAATGAATCGGAGCTAGACCTTTCTCAACTAAGGCTCCCGTAGGGCATGCCTGGATACATTTGCCACAGCCTGTGCAATTTCTGGCATTGCCCCAATTGTCGGCCATATCGCTCACCAGTCGCGAAGAGATGCCGCGCGCAGATACTTCCCAAACATGAGCACCTTCCAACTCCGCACAGACACGCACGCAACGCGTGCAAAGAATGCAACGGTTGTGATCAACCACGTATCGCGGATGACTCATGTCAACACGAAGACGTGGATTGTTGTACGGGTATCGAACGTGTGTGATTTCGAGCGACTGAGCGAGCGCCTGGAGTTCGCAGCGACCGTTAGATACGCACACTGAGCAGATGTGGTTACGCTCGACTAGAAGCAGTTCGATCGCCATCCTGCGATACTCTTCGAGTCTCGGCGATGTTGTTCTG
It encodes:
- a CDS encoding SRPBCC domain-containing protein, encoding MSTNILAGHPVSTICELKRHPLTDRPLSITAMTNVNADRSRIYHALTVAEYIEAWFSVPGAIAGHTRAFAHENSLSIRYCTQHQQFAILCSYHVCRRSKLMFSWQHSALDEATPSFVKIRLIGNFGRTTVHVTHAGLTLSNQKWHENLWTLSLVHLSKLF